TGAGCTCGTTCTGGAAGAGAGATTCACATGGACTGGGACTCCTTGATGAAGCAGCATCACTCATTGGCAGCTATGATTTCCCTCAGACCACAGAGAGTTTTCCCCTCTCCACTGTGGAATCAACAAACATGACCCTAAATGCCACAAGCAAAGACCCTCTGGGTGGACACACTGTCTGGCAAGTAGTTTTGATTGCTTTCCTCACTGGGATCCTTGCACTGGTGACCATCATAGGAAACATCTTAGTGATTGTTGCATTTAAGGTTAACAAACAACTGAAAACAGTCAACAACTACTTCTTGTTGAGCCTTGCTTGTGCAGATTTGATCATCGGTGTTCTTTCCATGAATCTTTATACCACGTACATCATCATGGACCACTGGGCTATGGGAAGCTTAGCCTGTGATCTTTGGCTCTCCATTGACTATGTCGCCAGTAATGCCTCTGTCATGAATCTCCTCGTTATAAGTTTTGACAGGTATTTTTCCATCACTAGGCCGCTAACATACAGAGCCAAACGAACAACCAAAAGGGCTGGGGTGATGATTGGTTTGGCATGGATCGTCTCTTTTGTTCTTTGGGCCCCTGCCATCTTGTTTTGGCAGTATTTTGTTGGGGAGAGGACTGTGCCTCCCGATGAATGTTTCATCCAGTTTCTAACTGAACCTATCATCACTTTTGGCACTGCCATAGCTGCCTTTTATTTGCCAGTCACCATTATGAGTATTTTGTATTGGAGGATCTACAAGGAGACGGAGAAACGCACCAAAGAGTTAGCAGGGCTACAGGCTTCGGGCAGTGAAGCAGAGGCAGCACGCTTTGTACACCAGACCGGCAGCTCTCGGAGCTGCAGCAGCTACGAGTTGCAACGGCAGAGCATGAAACGCTCCACCCGAAAGAAATACAGACGCTGCCACTTCTGGCTCACAATGAAGAGCTGGGAACCCAACACAGATCAGGGGGACCAAGAGCATAGCAGCAGTGACAGCTGGAACAACAACgatgctgctgcctcccttGAAAATTCAGCCTCCTCTGACGAAGAAGACATTGCTGCAGAGACCAGAGCCATCTATTCAATTGTGCTGAAGCTTCCTGGTCACAGTGCTATCCTCAATTCCACAAAACTACCCTCCTCAGAAGATTTGCATGAGTCAGGGGATGAACTGCAGAAATCCGACACAGAattgaaggaaaagaaacctaAAAAGTTGCACCCTCCCAAAAGTGTTCAGGATGGTGGAAATTTCCAAAAGAGCTTTACTAAGCTTCCAATTGAACCAGAGTCAGAAGAGACAACGACAGCTTCTGATGGCATCTCATCGGTGACCAAGACGTCGACAGCCCTGCCCTTGTCCTTTAAGGAAGCAACCCTGGCAAAAAAGTTTGCCTTGAAGACCAGAAGTCAGATCACAAAACGAAAACGAATGTCACTtatcaaagaaaagaaagcagcacAGACACTCAGTGCCATTTTGTTTGCCTTCATCATTACCTGGACCCCATATAACATCATGGTTCTGGTGAACACCTTTTGCAGCTGTATCCCCAAAACTTTCTGGCACCTAGGGTATTGGCTTTGCTACATCAATAGCACAGTGAACCCCATGTGCTATGCACTGTGTAACAAAACATTCAGAAACACTTtcaagatgctgctgctgtgccagtgTGACAAACGAAAACGACGCAAACAGCAGTATCAGCAACGGCAGTCCGTCATTTTTCATAAGCGGATCCCTAGGGAGGCTTCATAGAatagtattttttaaacaagtaaaaaaataatgaagcagggatgggatgggatgggacaggatgggatgggatgggatgggatgggataggaCAGAACAAGATGGCACGGGACAGGGCAGGATAgtaagggatgggatgggatgggttgGGGTAGGGGGGGTGGTTCCAGGGTGCTGTGATTCTATCATTTAAACATCAAGATGTGAAAGCAGCTGCCAGGCTTATTTATCTTTCAATAAATCCCGTTTAATATAAAAATCAATCCACATTAAGAAACTTCAACATTTTTACTAAGGAGTGAAAGGTTTAATAAAGTTTTCCTACAAATTTGCAAGAAGCTGTATAGCAATTATAAACCCATTACTGATCTGCCCAGCTCTTTGATTATAATTAACTCTGGGATCTCAGGTAAGCACATCTAGCTAGCCCAACTCTTCTTGGTCCAAGTTATCCAGCAACTTTCATTTCAAGTTACATACAGTTGTAGCAAGCTAGCGAAACAGGATTATGAAATTATTTGAGACAATGTATAGGTTGAAAAATTGCTTGTTGTTGTCCAGGTAGAGTTTCCTGTTTACTTCTCTTCTGGTATATTTTTAATTGTATCCCTGATTCCTGATTTCTGAGTATCTATGTGCAGCTGAtgttatatgtgtgtgtgtgagtgtgtatgTATGCAAAACATACATTCACACCTCTGAAATACACACATACCAGGAAAGAGGTGACCTATTGTTCTAGGTTTTACAGGGCCCCCCATCATGATTACATGTgattgaaatttttaaaaagtcagaaaaTCATGTTATAAGTACATAGCTCATTATTT
This Aphelocoma coerulescens isolate FSJ_1873_10779 chromosome 3, UR_Acoe_1.0, whole genome shotgun sequence DNA region includes the following protein-coding sequences:
- the CHRM3 gene encoding muscarinic acetylcholine receptor M3 isoform X4 produces the protein MPHPFERLCQTATMIMQNNSSSSPLFPNVSSFWKRDSHGLGLLDEAASLIGSYDFPQTTESFPLSTVESTNMTLNATSKDPLGGHTVWQVVLIAFLTGILALVTIIGNILVIVAFKVNKQLKTVNNYFLLSLACADLIIGVLSMNLYTTYIIMDHWAMGSLACDLWLSIDYVASNASVMNLLVISFDRYFSITRPLTYRAKRTTKRAGVMIGLAWIVSFVLWAPAILFWQYFVGERTVPPDECFIQFLTEPIITFGTAIAAFYLPVTIMSILYWRIYKETEKRTKELAGLQASGSEAEAARFVHQTGSSRSCSSYELQRQSMKRSTRKKYRRCHFWLTMKSWEPNTDQGDQEHSSSDSWNNNDAAASLENSASSDEEDIAAETRAIYSIVLKLPGHSAILNSTKLPSSEDLHESGDELQKSDTELKEKKPKKLHPPKSVQDGGNFQKSFTKLPIEPESEETTTASDGISSVTKTSTALPLSFKEATLAKKFALKTRSQITKRKRMSLIKEKKAAQTLSAILFAFIITWTPYNIMVLVNTFCSCIPKTFWHLGYWLCYINSTVNPMCYALCNKTFRNTFKMLLLCQCDKRKRRKQQYQQRQSVIFHKRIPREAS
- the CHRM3 gene encoding muscarinic acetylcholine receptor M3 isoform X5, translating into MIMQNNSSSSPLFPNVSSFWKRDSHGLGLLDEAASLIGSYDFPQTTESFPLSTVESTNMTLNATSKDPLGGHTVWQVVLIAFLTGILALVTIIGNILVIVAFKVNKQLKTVNNYFLLSLACADLIIGVLSMNLYTTYIIMDHWAMGSLACDLWLSIDYVASNASVMNLLVISFDRYFSITRPLTYRAKRTTKRAGVMIGLAWIVSFVLWAPAILFWQYFVGERTVPPDECFIQFLTEPIITFGTAIAAFYLPVTIMSILYWRIYKETEKRTKELAGLQASGSEAEAARFVHQTGSSRSCSSYELQRQSMKRSTRKKYRRCHFWLTMKSWEPNTDQGDQEHSSSDSWNNNDAAASLENSASSDEEDIAAETRAIYSIVLKLPGHSAILNSTKLPSSEDLHESGDELQKSDTELKEKKPKKLHPPKSVQDGGNFQKSFTKLPIEPESEETTTASDGISSVTKTSTALPLSFKEATLAKKFALKTRSQITKRKRMSLIKEKKAAQTLSAILFAFIITWTPYNIMVLVNTFCSCIPKTFWHLGYWLCYINSTVNPMCYALCNKTFRNTFKMLLLCQCDKRKRRKQQYQQRQSVIFHKRIPREAS
- the CHRM3 gene encoding muscarinic acetylcholine receptor M3 isoform X1, which encodes MTRDAIQSSGISGTLNENVYLLHADTVPVLFPKEEFTELQCLIQLAALMILTGPCRLCQTATMIMQNNSSSSPLFPNVSSFWKRDSHGLGLLDEAASLIGSYDFPQTTESFPLSTVESTNMTLNATSKDPLGGHTVWQVVLIAFLTGILALVTIIGNILVIVAFKVNKQLKTVNNYFLLSLACADLIIGVLSMNLYTTYIIMDHWAMGSLACDLWLSIDYVASNASVMNLLVISFDRYFSITRPLTYRAKRTTKRAGVMIGLAWIVSFVLWAPAILFWQYFVGERTVPPDECFIQFLTEPIITFGTAIAAFYLPVTIMSILYWRIYKETEKRTKELAGLQASGSEAEAARFVHQTGSSRSCSSYELQRQSMKRSTRKKYRRCHFWLTMKSWEPNTDQGDQEHSSSDSWNNNDAAASLENSASSDEEDIAAETRAIYSIVLKLPGHSAILNSTKLPSSEDLHESGDELQKSDTELKEKKPKKLHPPKSVQDGGNFQKSFTKLPIEPESEETTTASDGISSVTKTSTALPLSFKEATLAKKFALKTRSQITKRKRMSLIKEKKAAQTLSAILFAFIITWTPYNIMVLVNTFCSCIPKTFWHLGYWLCYINSTVNPMCYALCNKTFRNTFKMLLLCQCDKRKRRKQQYQQRQSVIFHKRIPREAS
- the CHRM3 gene encoding muscarinic acetylcholine receptor M3 isoform X2, with product MIYTAPLPCPCLHADTVPVLFPKEEFTELQCLIQLAALMILTGPCRLCQTATMIMQNNSSSSPLFPNVSSFWKRDSHGLGLLDEAASLIGSYDFPQTTESFPLSTVESTNMTLNATSKDPLGGHTVWQVVLIAFLTGILALVTIIGNILVIVAFKVNKQLKTVNNYFLLSLACADLIIGVLSMNLYTTYIIMDHWAMGSLACDLWLSIDYVASNASVMNLLVISFDRYFSITRPLTYRAKRTTKRAGVMIGLAWIVSFVLWAPAILFWQYFVGERTVPPDECFIQFLTEPIITFGTAIAAFYLPVTIMSILYWRIYKETEKRTKELAGLQASGSEAEAARFVHQTGSSRSCSSYELQRQSMKRSTRKKYRRCHFWLTMKSWEPNTDQGDQEHSSSDSWNNNDAAASLENSASSDEEDIAAETRAIYSIVLKLPGHSAILNSTKLPSSEDLHESGDELQKSDTELKEKKPKKLHPPKSVQDGGNFQKSFTKLPIEPESEETTTASDGISSVTKTSTALPLSFKEATLAKKFALKTRSQITKRKRMSLIKEKKAAQTLSAILFAFIITWTPYNIMVLVNTFCSCIPKTFWHLGYWLCYINSTVNPMCYALCNKTFRNTFKMLLLCQCDKRKRRKQQYQQRQSVIFHKRIPREAS
- the CHRM3 gene encoding muscarinic acetylcholine receptor M3 isoform X3, with protein sequence MLHQRTSVESEIYRHGADHRNRLCQTATMIMQNNSSSSPLFPNVSSFWKRDSHGLGLLDEAASLIGSYDFPQTTESFPLSTVESTNMTLNATSKDPLGGHTVWQVVLIAFLTGILALVTIIGNILVIVAFKVNKQLKTVNNYFLLSLACADLIIGVLSMNLYTTYIIMDHWAMGSLACDLWLSIDYVASNASVMNLLVISFDRYFSITRPLTYRAKRTTKRAGVMIGLAWIVSFVLWAPAILFWQYFVGERTVPPDECFIQFLTEPIITFGTAIAAFYLPVTIMSILYWRIYKETEKRTKELAGLQASGSEAEAARFVHQTGSSRSCSSYELQRQSMKRSTRKKYRRCHFWLTMKSWEPNTDQGDQEHSSSDSWNNNDAAASLENSASSDEEDIAAETRAIYSIVLKLPGHSAILNSTKLPSSEDLHESGDELQKSDTELKEKKPKKLHPPKSVQDGGNFQKSFTKLPIEPESEETTTASDGISSVTKTSTALPLSFKEATLAKKFALKTRSQITKRKRMSLIKEKKAAQTLSAILFAFIITWTPYNIMVLVNTFCSCIPKTFWHLGYWLCYINSTVNPMCYALCNKTFRNTFKMLLLCQCDKRKRRKQQYQQRQSVIFHKRIPREAS